The following coding sequences lie in one Streptomyces sp. NBC_00510 genomic window:
- a CDS encoding PPOX class F420-dependent oxidoreductase — translation MAAYIATNTSVQLDQLLEFVRPRHRALLLTTRADGRPQGSPVACGVDDAGRLVVSTYPERAKARNARRDARASVIVLSDEWDGPWVQVDGTAEVIDSPDSVEPLVEYYRNIAGEHPDWDEYRAAMVKQGKSLVRVTPERWGPIATGGFPARLAPKD, via the coding sequence ATGGCTGCCTACATCGCGACCAATACCAGCGTGCAACTCGACCAGTTGCTGGAATTCGTACGACCGCGCCACCGCGCCCTGCTGCTGACCACCCGCGCCGACGGCCGCCCCCAGGGCTCCCCCGTCGCCTGCGGGGTCGACGACGCGGGGCGCCTGGTCGTCTCGACCTACCCCGAGCGGGCCAAGGCCCGCAACGCCCGCCGTGACGCGCGGGCCTCGGTGATCGTCCTGTCGGACGAGTGGGACGGCCCCTGGGTCCAGGTCGACGGCACCGCCGAGGTCATCGACTCCCCCGACTCGGTCGAGCCGCTGGTGGAGTACTACCGCAACATCGCGGGCGAGCACCCGGACTGGGACGAGTACCGCGCCGCCATGGTCAAGCAGGGCAAGTCCCTGGTGCGCGTGACCCCGGAACGCTGGGGCCCGATCGCCACGGGCGGCTTCCCGGCGCGGCTGGCCCCGAAGGACTAG